One window of the Egicoccus sp. AB-alg2 genome contains the following:
- a CDS encoding pyridoxamine 5'-phosphate oxidase family protein: protein MSALPDDLLRVRRLPERGTTSREVVHAILDAGLVCHLGYLHEGRPVVVPTLYGRDGDDLVLHGSAASRAMRAGAAGLPVCVTVMLLDGLVLARSAFHHSVNYRSVVVHGDAQEIAHPDDKVAALRTLTEHVTPGRWAQVRWPTPTELKATTVLRLSLEHAVAKVRAGGVGDDEADLDLPVWAGVVPLATVVEDPVPAPGLAEDLRPPGSVLAAATAPPRGTGVPTAIPAEGRP from the coding sequence GTGTCCGCCCTGCCTGACGACCTGTTGCGCGTCCGCCGCCTCCCGGAGCGCGGCACCACCTCCCGAGAGGTCGTGCACGCCATTCTCGACGCCGGCCTGGTGTGCCATCTCGGCTACCTGCACGAGGGCCGCCCCGTGGTCGTGCCGACCCTCTACGGCCGTGACGGGGACGATCTCGTCCTGCACGGCTCGGCCGCGTCCCGGGCGATGCGCGCCGGCGCGGCGGGACTGCCCGTCTGCGTCACGGTGATGCTCCTCGACGGGCTCGTCCTGGCCCGCTCCGCGTTCCACCACTCGGTGAACTACCGCTCGGTGGTCGTGCACGGGGACGCGCAGGAGATCGCCCACCCGGACGACAAGGTCGCCGCGCTGCGGACGCTGACAGAACACGTCACGCCCGGGCGCTGGGCTCAGGTGCGCTGGCCCACGCCGACCGAACTGAAGGCCACCACGGTCCTGCGGCTGTCCCTGGAGCACGCGGTCGCCAAGGTGCGCGCCGGCGGTGTCGGTGACGACGAGGCGGACCTGGACCTGCCGGTCTGGGCCGGCGTCGTCCCGCTGGCGACCGTCGTCGAGGATCCGGTCCCCGCGCCCGGGCTGGCCGAGGATCTGAGGCCGCCGGGCTCGGTCCTGGCCGCCGCCACCGCGCCGCCGCGCGGGACGGGCGTGCCCACCGCGATCCCCGCCGAGGGTCGCCCATGA
- a CDS encoding aminotransferase class I/II-fold pyridoxal phosphate-dependent enzyme yields the protein MSTESVQYRITGDRAATIVESVEQAVTSGALAPGEAVPSVRALARELGVSPSTVASAYRDLRQRGILVAHDRSRTVVGHRPALASRLAPELPPGARDLTSGNPDPALLPDLGPALRDVGPVHRLYGEEPGVEALLGLARDAFTADGVATDHLAVVGGALDGIERVLEVHLRIGDRIGIEDPGYAGSLDLARALGLVPVPVEIDDQGLVPASLEAAFDQGLEALLFVPRAQNPFGAALTRERATELQPLLDAHPDVLVIEDDHASTVAGAPAVTLAAGRARWAVVRSVAKALGPDLRVAVLAGDEDTVLRVLGRQRLGTGWVSHLLQHLTATVWQRAEADGTLTAAAATYTARRDALLQALVAHDLSGHGATGMNVWIPVAEEVPVVQGLLARGWAVQPGEPYRLDAAPAIRVTVSTLLPEDAAALAADLADVLGHRLGTRRG from the coding sequence ATGAGCACTGAGTCGGTACAGTATCGCATCACGGGTGACCGGGCTGCAACGATCGTCGAGTCGGTCGAGCAGGCGGTGACCAGCGGGGCGTTGGCGCCAGGCGAGGCGGTCCCCTCCGTCCGGGCGCTGGCCCGCGAACTCGGGGTGTCCCCGTCGACGGTCGCGAGCGCCTACCGGGATCTGCGTCAGCGCGGGATCCTGGTCGCGCACGACCGTTCCCGAACCGTGGTCGGCCACCGGCCGGCGCTCGCAAGCAGACTGGCCCCGGAACTGCCGCCGGGCGCGCGGGACCTGACCTCGGGCAACCCCGACCCGGCGCTGCTGCCCGACCTCGGCCCGGCGCTGCGCGACGTCGGCCCCGTGCACCGCCTCTATGGCGAGGAACCCGGCGTGGAGGCCCTGCTCGGGCTCGCCCGCGACGCGTTCACGGCCGACGGGGTCGCCACGGACCACCTCGCGGTCGTCGGTGGGGCACTCGACGGCATCGAGCGTGTCCTCGAGGTGCACCTGCGGATCGGTGACCGCATCGGGATCGAAGACCCGGGCTACGCGGGCTCACTGGACCTCGCCCGCGCGCTCGGCCTGGTGCCGGTCCCGGTGGAGATCGACGACCAGGGGCTCGTGCCGGCGTCGCTGGAAGCCGCCTTCGACCAGGGGCTCGAGGCACTGCTGTTCGTGCCCCGGGCGCAGAATCCGTTCGGCGCCGCGCTGACCCGGGAGCGGGCAACCGAACTGCAGCCGCTGCTGGACGCCCACCCCGACGTGTTGGTGATCGAGGACGACCACGCCAGCACCGTCGCCGGTGCACCCGCCGTCACGCTGGCCGCTGGCCGCGCCCGCTGGGCGGTCGTGCGCTCGGTGGCCAAGGCGCTCGGGCCGGATCTGCGTGTGGCGGTCCTCGCCGGTGACGAGGACACCGTGCTGCGCGTGCTGGGGCGGCAGCGCCTGGGCACCGGATGGGTCAGCCACCTGTTGCAGCACCTGACCGCGACGGTCTGGCAGCGCGCCGAGGCGGACGGCACGCTGACCGCGGCGGCCGCGACGTACACCGCTCGCCGTGACGCGCTGCTGCAGGCGCTCGTCGCCCACGACCTCAGCGGCCACGGCGCCACCGGCATGAACGTGTGGATCCCGGTCGCCGAGGAGGTGCCGGTCGTGCAGGGCCTGCTCGCCCGCGGGTGGGCCGTCCAGCCCGGCGAGCCGTACCGGCTCGACGCCGCCCCGGCCATCCGCGTGACCGTGTCGACGCTGCTGCCCGAGGACGCCGCCGCCCTCGCCGCGGACCTGGCGGACGTGCTTGGCCATCGGCTCGGCACCCGCCGCGGCTGA
- a CDS encoding uridine kinase: MTSPVPPGPDDARPRARVVLLAGPSGSGKSSLAARVGLPTVCLDDFYRDGDDPALPVGDLGIVDWDDPASWNADQALAALRELVHHGTAELPVYDIPSNRAVDVHRVVLQDAPLIVAEGIFAAELVERCRAAGILADAVCLTHRPVVTFWRRLVRDLREGRKPPLTLLRRGWYLLRREPRIVARQISSGAVPLTASDAVLRLQRLVVEADVSAGVVDEDAA, from the coding sequence GTGACCTCCCCCGTCCCTCCCGGCCCTGACGACGCGCGCCCGCGGGCGCGGGTCGTGCTGCTCGCGGGGCCGTCCGGGTCGGGCAAGTCGTCGTTGGCCGCGCGCGTGGGGCTGCCGACGGTGTGCCTCGACGACTTCTACCGCGACGGTGACGACCCGGCGCTGCCGGTCGGCGATCTCGGCATCGTGGACTGGGACGACCCGGCGTCGTGGAACGCGGACCAGGCCCTGGCCGCACTGCGCGAACTGGTGCACCACGGGACCGCCGAACTGCCGGTCTACGACATCCCGTCGAACCGCGCCGTCGACGTCCACCGGGTCGTCCTCCAGGACGCGCCGCTGATCGTCGCCGAGGGGATCTTCGCGGCCGAGCTCGTCGAGCGGTGTCGGGCCGCGGGCATCCTGGCCGACGCGGTGTGCCTCACCCACCGGCCCGTCGTCACCTTCTGGCGTCGCCTGGTCCGCGACCTGCGTGAGGGCCGCAAGCCGCCACTGACGCTGCTGCGGCGCGGCTGGTACCTGTTGCGTCGTGAGCCCCGCATCGTGGCGCGGCAGATCTCCAGCGGCGCGGTGCCACTGACGGCCTCGGACGCCGTGCTCCGCCTGCAGCGCCTGGTCGTCGAGGCGGACGTGTCCGCCGGCGTCGTGGACGAGGACGCGGCATGA
- a CDS encoding class I SAM-dependent methyltransferase, protein MSDVHETATGFGVEGVAAQYEAARPDYEASVVERMVTALGLGPGRRVADVGAGTGKLTRVLLATGADVVAVEPMAGMREQLARSVPDARLEVVDGTAEALGLPDASLDAVTAAQAFHWFDGPAALREFHRVLRPGGHLAVIFNRRDLSAPVQAALDHLLLPHRGDTPSWARHDWVDWLTETPHFGAPTMVTAPWVQNLDVEGLVARVASVSFVARLDDQTRARVLAAVRDLYQRSSKDAAGRVALNYSTELWVLPRRGETT, encoded by the coding sequence ATGAGCGACGTGCACGAGACCGCCACCGGCTTCGGCGTCGAGGGCGTCGCCGCCCAGTACGAGGCCGCACGTCCCGACTACGAGGCATCCGTCGTCGAGCGGATGGTCACCGCGTTGGGGCTCGGTCCCGGACGCCGGGTGGCCGACGTCGGGGCCGGCACCGGCAAGCTGACCCGGGTCCTGCTGGCCACGGGCGCGGACGTGGTCGCCGTCGAGCCGATGGCCGGTATGCGCGAACAACTGGCCCGCAGCGTGCCCGACGCGAGGTTGGAGGTGGTCGACGGCACGGCCGAGGCGCTCGGGCTGCCCGACGCCAGCCTCGACGCCGTGACGGCTGCGCAGGCGTTCCACTGGTTCGACGGGCCCGCGGCGTTGCGAGAGTTCCATCGCGTGTTGCGCCCCGGCGGGCACCTCGCCGTCATCTTCAACCGCCGCGACCTCTCTGCTCCCGTCCAGGCCGCCCTGGACCACCTGCTGCTCCCCCACCGCGGCGACACGCCCTCGTGGGCACGCCACGACTGGGTGGACTGGCTGACGGAGACGCCGCACTTCGGCGCGCCGACGATGGTGACGGCGCCGTGGGTGCAGAATCTCGACGTGGAAGGGCTGGTCGCGCGCGTCGCCTCCGTGTCGTTCGTCGCCCGCCTCGACGACCAGACGCGTGCGCGCGTCCTGGCCGCGGTCCGCGACCTGTACCAGCGCAGCAGCAAGGACGCGGCCGGGCGGGTCGCGCTGAACTACTCGACCGAACTGTGGGTCCTGCCTCGGCGCGGCGAGACCACGTGA
- a CDS encoding CoA pyrophosphatase: MVARHEPDAVPEHELRESWQAATALILAPGGTGPQVALIERVQRAGDPWSGHMALPGGKRDADDPDLAATAVRETREEVGIALQHPAGRLDDHRGRRNAGLVATYVFVLEDRPAMTPHPDEVADALWVPLTTLLDPASAVTHRLAEYPEAFPGVSVDGRVVWGLTHQTLATFLGIFGLELPAPP, encoded by the coding sequence GTGGTCGCGCGCCATGAACCGGACGCGGTGCCCGAGCACGAACTGCGCGAGTCGTGGCAGGCCGCGACGGCGCTGATCCTGGCCCCCGGAGGCACCGGCCCGCAGGTCGCGCTGATCGAACGCGTCCAGCGCGCCGGCGATCCCTGGTCCGGCCACATGGCGCTGCCGGGCGGCAAGCGCGACGCGGACGACCCCGACCTCGCCGCCACGGCGGTGCGTGAGACGCGCGAGGAGGTCGGTATCGCCCTCCAGCACCCCGCGGGCCGGCTGGACGACCACCGCGGGCGCCGGAACGCCGGGCTCGTCGCCACCTACGTGTTCGTGCTCGAGGACCGGCCGGCGATGACGCCGCACCCGGACGAGGTCGCCGACGCGCTGTGGGTGCCGCTGACCACCCTGCTGGATCCGGCCAGCGCGGTCACCCACCGCCTCGCCGAATACCCGGAGGCGTTTCCCGGCGTGTCGGTCGACGGCCGGGTCGTCTGGGGGCTCACCCACCAGACGCTGGCCACGTTCCTCGGGATCTTCGGCCTCGAGCTGCCGGCTCCGCCGTGA
- a CDS encoding alpha/beta hydrolase, whose protein sequence is MSGAWRTLTAVVATVAGLWLVLVAAAWSFQRHLIYLPDRGAPQRPPGVEEVTLPTQDGLELAAWWVPADGEPVSVVLAVPGNAGNRGLRLPLATGLAERGHAVLLLEYRGYGGNPGRPDEEGLVTDARAAREHLADREEVADLPVVYLGESIGTGVAAALTALSPPDALVLRSPFPSLATVGRHHYPFLPVRTLLRERFETRSHLGGWAGPTLVVAGEADGIVPPELSDEIATLTEAERLWLPGVDHNDRELLDGGRYLDAVDRFVRDHT, encoded by the coding sequence GTGAGCGGCGCCTGGCGGACGCTGACCGCGGTCGTCGCGACCGTTGCCGGCCTGTGGCTGGTGCTCGTGGCGGCCGCATGGTCGTTCCAGCGACACCTGATCTACCTGCCCGACCGAGGCGCGCCGCAGCGGCCGCCCGGTGTCGAGGAGGTCACGCTGCCCACGCAGGACGGGCTCGAGTTGGCGGCCTGGTGGGTCCCGGCCGACGGCGAACCGGTCTCCGTCGTGCTGGCCGTTCCGGGCAACGCCGGCAACCGTGGGTTGCGGTTGCCGCTGGCCACGGGCCTCGCCGAGCGTGGGCACGCCGTGCTGTTGCTCGAGTACCGCGGCTACGGCGGCAACCCCGGCAGGCCCGACGAGGAGGGCCTCGTGACGGACGCGCGTGCGGCGCGGGAGCACCTCGCGGATCGCGAGGAGGTCGCGGACCTGCCGGTCGTCTACCTCGGGGAGTCGATCGGCACCGGCGTCGCTGCCGCGCTGACGGCCCTGTCACCGCCGGACGCGCTGGTGCTGCGCTCCCCGTTCCCGTCGCTGGCCACGGTCGGCCGTCACCACTACCCGTTCCTGCCGGTGAGGACGCTGCTGCGGGAGCGCTTCGAGACGCGCAGCCACCTCGGCGGCTGGGCCGGCCCGACCTTGGTGGTCGCCGGTGAGGCGGACGGCATCGTCCCACCGGAGCTGTCCGACGAGATCGCCACGCTCACGGAGGCCGAGCGGTTGTGGCTGCCCGGCGTCGACCACAACGACAGGGAGCTGCTCGACGGCGGCCGCTACCTCGACGCCGTCGACCGGTTCGTCCGCGACCACACGTGA